One genomic region from candidate division KSB1 bacterium encodes:
- a CDS encoding DUF4097 domain-containing protein, which yields MRVEIRRKPSPLSEREAQRLFDELMIRFEQRGNDVFVFIEHENQRDWFARMRPWRLQLQIIAYVPHEYSVDLVTAGGSISVSDLKGEVKARTSGGSLTFGNINGPITGRTSGGSISLESCRGSADVRTSGGSINIGRVDGTVEAHTSGGSLKIVKAAGQVNASTSGGSITVEEAAGAITASTSGGSITAKITAQPADDCRLTTSGGTISVYIAPDLKFSLDAKTGGGKVTTEFPVLVQGEISRTHLTADVNGGGPLLYLRTSGGNIHIRKANDL from the coding sequence GTGCGAGTTGAAATCAGGCGCAAACCCTCCCCTCTCAGCGAGAGAGAAGCGCAGCGGCTATTCGACGAGCTGATGATTCGTTTCGAGCAGCGCGGCAACGATGTTTTTGTTTTTATTGAACACGAAAATCAGCGGGATTGGTTTGCCCGCATGCGCCCTTGGCGACTCCAGCTGCAGATTATTGCTTACGTTCCGCATGAATACAGCGTCGACCTCGTCACGGCGGGCGGCAGCATCTCCGTTTCCGACTTGAAAGGCGAGGTAAAAGCGCGCACATCGGGAGGCAGTTTAACCTTCGGTAACATCAATGGGCCGATTACCGGCCGCACTTCCGGCGGAAGCATCTCCTTGGAAAGCTGCAGGGGGTCGGCCGACGTACGGACTTCGGGCGGCAGCATCAACATCGGCCGCGTCGACGGGACCGTGGAGGCCCATACGTCCGGCGGCTCGCTAAAGATTGTCAAAGCGGCCGGCCAGGTCAACGCTTCAACTTCCGGCGGCAGCATAACTGTGGAAGAAGCGGCAGGAGCGATTACTGCTTCTACTTCAGGCGGTTCCATCACCGCCAAAATTACCGCGCAACCGGCTGACGATTGTCGACTCACTACATCCGGCGGCACAATCTCCGTATACATTGCTCCGGATTTAAAGTTTTCCCTCGATGCCAAAACCGGCGGCGGCAAGGTGACTACGGAATTCCCCGTTTTGGTGCAGGGTGAAATCAGTCGCACCCATTTGACTGCCGACGTGAACGGCGGCGGTCCCCTTCTTTATCTGCGCACCTCCGGCGGCAACATTCACATCCGCAAGGCAAACGATTTGTAG
- a CDS encoding MFS transporter, with product MLKEHPKGLFVAFFTNMGERFGFYTMMAILVLFLQARYGLSEQQAGSYYSWFYFAIYALALVGGLLADWTRKYKTVILIGLLIMFSGYALLSFPGNPLAVTLIGLLTIAFGNGMFKGNLQAVVGQLYDDPRYSKVRDAAFMIFYMGINVGAFFAPFAATAVRNWFLKTQGFLHDGSLPSLCHAFLRGELSDVGAFRNLAEKVSLNPNGAADLKAFAEAYLAAFSRGYNYAFGIAAGAMILSTLVYLFFHRHLPDKAKTTAVKTASLEKKPLAGAAALFTAVLSAALLFLITRNVDISFAVALFIGFVAWIVQVSTKEERPRIAALLLVFLVVIFFWMSFHQNGLTLTFFARDYTVKAVGPVTFLFFRLNSMLAVIGAVAGLFLLLLNPQKLFKLIGLALLLGCGTLTAHYIVQNEAVNPIAPEVFQSFNPLFIVALTFPIMGLFSQLNKRNLEPSTPKKIGIGMIIAAAGFLIVLLASLKAVSPYALQFTDEFGRQAYKPVPDASRVSPYWLISSYLILTIAELFLSPMGLSFVSKVAPARFQGVMQGGWLLATAVGNKLLFVGSFFWAKLELWQLWGIFVACCLLSAAFIFSIMKRLEQATQG from the coding sequence ATGCTGAAAGAGCATCCCAAAGGACTTTTCGTAGCGTTTTTCACTAATATGGGTGAACGTTTCGGTTTTTACACCATGATGGCCATCCTGGTTTTGTTTCTGCAGGCCCGCTACGGCTTGAGCGAGCAGCAGGCGGGCAGCTATTACAGCTGGTTCTATTTTGCCATCTATGCGCTGGCTTTAGTCGGCGGTCTGCTGGCGGATTGGACCCGAAAGTACAAAACCGTTATCTTGATCGGTTTGCTGATCATGTTCTCCGGCTATGCCCTGCTGAGCTTTCCCGGCAATCCCTTGGCGGTTACCTTGATCGGTCTGCTGACCATTGCCTTCGGCAACGGAATGTTTAAGGGCAATCTGCAAGCCGTGGTGGGGCAGCTCTACGATGATCCCCGCTATTCCAAGGTACGCGATGCGGCGTTCATGATCTTTTACATGGGTATCAATGTCGGCGCGTTCTTTGCTCCGTTTGCGGCCACCGCGGTAAGGAATTGGTTCCTCAAAACCCAAGGATTTCTGCACGACGGGAGCCTGCCTTCCCTCTGCCATGCCTTTTTGCGCGGCGAGCTGAGCGACGTCGGGGCGTTCCGGAACCTTGCCGAAAAGGTCAGCCTAAACCCGAACGGGGCCGCCGATTTGAAAGCCTTTGCCGAAGCCTATCTTGCAGCTTTTTCGCGCGGCTACAACTATGCGTTCGGTATCGCCGCCGGCGCCATGATCTTGTCGACGTTGGTCTATCTCTTTTTCCATCGCCATTTGCCCGATAAAGCCAAAACAACAGCGGTCAAAACAGCCTCCTTGGAGAAAAAACCCTTGGCAGGCGCAGCGGCTTTGTTTACGGCTGTCCTTTCAGCGGCGCTGCTTTTCCTCATCACCCGCAACGTCGATATTTCGTTTGCCGTCGCTCTCTTCATCGGCTTTGTGGCGTGGATCGTGCAGGTCTCCACCAAAGAGGAGCGTCCCCGAATTGCCGCTTTGCTTCTGGTCTTTTTGGTGGTGATCTTTTTTTGGATGTCCTTCCACCAGAACGGCCTTACGCTGACATTTTTCGCGCGCGATTATACCGTCAAGGCAGTAGGGCCGGTAACCTTTTTGTTCTTCCGCTTGAATTCCATGCTGGCGGTTATCGGCGCCGTGGCGGGACTCTTTTTGCTGCTTCTCAATCCGCAAAAGCTGTTCAAGCTGATCGGCTTGGCACTTTTGCTCGGCTGCGGAACCCTTACTGCACATTATATTGTGCAAAATGAGGCCGTCAATCCGATTGCGCCGGAGGTCTTTCAATCCTTCAACCCCCTATTCATCGTCGCCTTGACTTTCCCGATCATGGGCTTGTTTTCCCAACTCAACAAGCGCAATCTCGAGCCGTCGACGCCGAAAAAGATCGGCATCGGCATGATCATCGCTGCCGCCGGTTTTCTCATCGTGCTGCTCGCTTCGCTCAAGGCTGTGTCGCCTTATGCCCTGCAGTTTACCGATGAGTTCGGTCGGCAGGCGTACAAGCCGGTTCCGGATGCCTCGCGCGTTTCGCCGTACTGGCTGATCAGCAGCTATCTGATTCTGACCATCGCCGAGCTCTTTTTGAGTCCCATGGGACTTTCCTTTGTCTCCAAAGTGGCGCCGGCGCGTTTCCAGGGCGTCATGCAGGGCGGTTGGCTTTTGGCAACGGCCGTCGGCAACAAGCTGCTGTTCGTCGGCAGCTTTTTCTGGGCTAAATTGGAGCTTTGGCAACTTTGGGGAATCTTTGTCGCCTGCTGCCTCTTGTCGGCCGCATTCATCTTTTCGATTATGAAACGCTTGGAACAGGCGACCCAAGGATGA
- a CDS encoding TolC family protein, translated as SGNVIDRKDAESESKTAGVALTWTLFDGFDMFISHARLRELRSIGELQFKSRVEATLEQVTKAYYDVVQQKNRLSSLRDVERLSEERYRIVESQYGIGSASKLDLLNAQVDLNADRSAVLQQEVVLTTVKTQFNQLLSRSPSILFDPADSIDIRPDLTLEQLLEQGREANTELQIARRNSRLANLDLKSIWTERLPVLTANAGYNLTRSQSQSGFINRNETQGLNYGLTLSYPLFDGFNLNRRQQNAQLARSASELQLEKAALQLETDLTRAFQRYQNYLAQVNLERQNVQAAREHMEIAFARYKVGTLTAIEWREAQLKHLSAIDRLISAQYQAKAAETELLRLSGRLLRQK; from the coding sequence AGCGGCAATGTCATTGACCGCAAGGACGCCGAGTCGGAGAGCAAAACGGCGGGCGTGGCCCTCACCTGGACCCTTTTCGACGGCTTTGACATGTTCATTTCGCATGCCCGATTGCGCGAGCTGCGTTCGATCGGCGAGCTGCAGTTCAAAAGCCGCGTCGAGGCAACGCTAGAACAGGTGACCAAGGCCTATTACGATGTGGTCCAGCAAAAGAACCGACTATCCTCTCTGCGGGATGTCGAAAGGCTTTCCGAAGAGCGCTACCGCATCGTCGAGTCGCAGTACGGTATCGGCTCGGCGTCCAAGCTCGACCTGCTGAATGCTCAGGTTGATCTCAACGCCGACCGCTCCGCCGTGCTGCAGCAGGAAGTGGTCCTTACTACGGTCAAGACGCAATTCAATCAGCTGCTTTCCCGCTCGCCGAGCATCCTTTTCGATCCCGCCGATTCCATCGACATTCGGCCTGATCTTACCCTCGAACAGCTGCTCGAACAGGGACGTGAAGCGAACACGGAACTGCAGATAGCCCGACGCAACAGCCGCCTGGCGAACCTCGATCTCAAATCGATTTGGACCGAGCGTCTGCCGGTATTGACCGCCAATGCCGGGTATAACCTCACGCGTTCGCAGTCGCAATCGGGCTTTATCAACCGCAATGAGACGCAGGGCTTGAACTACGGTCTAACGTTGAGCTACCCTCTGTTCGACGGCTTTAACCTAAACCGCCGTCAACAAAATGCTCAGCTGGCACGGTCTGCCTCGGAACTGCAGCTGGAGAAAGCGGCGCTGCAGCTCGAAACGGATCTGACGCGCGCCTTTCAGCGCTATCAAAATTATTTGGCGCAAGTGAATTTGGAACGGCAGAATGTGCAGGCGGCGAGAGAACATATGGAAATCGCCTTTGCCCGCTACAAAGTCGGTACGCTGACGGCCATCGAATGGCGCGAGGCGCAGCTCAAACACCTCAGCGCCATCGACCGGCTGATTTCGGCGCAGTATCAGGCCAAGGCGGCCGAGACCGAGCTTCTCCGCCTCAGCGGCAGACTCTTGCGGCAGAAATGA
- a CDS encoding TolC family protein yields the protein MTSNAGCRPAPLLLKVFMILLFGRIAAAQEPLTLEQAIATALQNNFDIRIAKTAADIAANNVTLGNAGFLPRITANAGDSRSVVDSKQSFLS from the coding sequence ATGACAAGTAATGCAGGCTGCCGACCGGCGCCTTTGCTTTTAAAGGTATTCATGATTTTGTTGTTCGGCCGTATAGCGGCCGCTCAGGAGCCGCTGACTCTGGAGCAGGCGATAGCGACGGCGCTGCAGAACAATTTCGATATTCGCATTGCCAAGACTGCGGCCGATATTGCCGCCAATAATGTAACCCTCGGCAATGCGGGCTTTTTGCCCCGCATCACCGCCAATGCCGGCGACAGCCGCAGCGTCGTGGATTCGAAACAAAGTTTTCTCAGC